The nucleotide sequence CTTCACCCACGAGCCCGGTACCGACCCGTACGCAAAGGTGCACCCGATTCTTGACGACCTTGTCCTCGGGAACGCGTTGAAAGAACAGTCGCGGTCCCACACCTGAGGGATCACCGCATGCGAACGATGAACCCTGATCCTCAGGAGACCGGGAGCGGTCGAAATCGTCCCATGTGGCGAACCCCGCCGGTGGCGGCGGTACGACGTACCCCAACACCTCACACCAAAAGCGAGCGAGGCGCTCAGGTTCCGCGCAGTCAAAGG is from Streptomyces sp. NBC_01314 and encodes:
- a CDS encoding VOC family protein, translating into MSSIKQFQVTFDCAEPERLARFWCEVLGYVVPPPPAGFATWDDFDRSRSPEDQGSSFACGDPSGVGPRLFFQRVPEDKVVKNRVHLCVRVGTGLVGEERLAALEAECARLLPLGAVRVRLLYDGNDSCIVMQDIEGNEFCLD